One genomic window of Quercus lobata isolate SW786 chromosome 9, ValleyOak3.0 Primary Assembly, whole genome shotgun sequence includes the following:
- the LOC115959355 gene encoding NAC domain-containing protein 7-like isoform X2, translating to MNTFSHVPPGFRFHPTDEELVDYYLRKKISSRRIDLDVIKDVDLYKIEPWDLQELCRIGTEEQNEWYFFSHKDKKYPTGTRTNRATTAGFWKATGRDKAIYSKHDLIGMRKTLVFYKGRAPNGQKSDWIMHEYRLETEENGTPQEEGWVVCRVFKKRIATVRKVNEQGSPCWYDDQVSFMPDLDSPKHNSQSNLVYQLPYCKKELDLVPYHAPHDHFLQLPLLESPKLLQSAPTISSNSLAPYVIDINHATTLQSSSISQEEQIQHQPHEQNFYVAYANNNCNGQAVDQVTDWRVLDKFVASQLSHEDASKQNSYSTGTNNIYHTSNSTNVFVRRMDKQEMVPESVSMSSSSGQTELWK from the exons ATGAATACTTTTTCTCATGTTCCACCCGGTTTTCGGTTTCATCCAACAGATGAAGAACTAGTTGATTATTaccttaggaaaaaaatttcttcacgAAGGATTGACCTAGATGTCATTAAAGATGTTGACCTCTACAAAATTGAGCCTTGGGATCTTCAAG AGCTATGCAGGATAGGAACAGAAGAGCAAAATGAGTGGTACTTTTTTAGCCATAAAGATAAGAAGTATCCAACAGGAACTCGCACAAATAGAGCCACAACAGCGGGGTTTTGGAAAGCAACAGGAAGAGACAAAGCTATATACTCTAAGCATGACTTAATTGGAATGAGGAAGACCTTAGTCTTTTACAAAGGTCGAGCTCCAAATGGACAAAAATCAGACTGGATTATGCATGAATACCGGCTTGAAACTGAAGAAAATGGGACTCCACAG GAGGAAGGTTGGGTGGTCTGCAGGGTATTCAAGAAAAGGATAGCAACAGTGCGTAAAGTAAACGAGCAGGGATCACCCTGTTGGTACGATGATCAAGTCTCATTCATGCCTGATTTAGACTCACCTAAGCATAATTCCCAGTCTAATTTGGTGTACCAGCTCCCTTATTGCAAGAAAGAGCTAGATTTGGTACCATACCATGCTCCACATGACCACTTCCTTCAGCTCCCACTCTTAGAGAGCCCAAAGTTGCTCCAATCAGCTCCCACTATAAGCTCCAATTCCTTAGCCCCATATGTTATAGACATCAACCATGCCACCACTTTGCAATCCTCATCAATCTCACAAGAGGAACAAATTCAACATCAACCCCATGAACAAAACTTTTATGTGGCTTATGCTAACAATAATTGCAATGGGCAAGCAGTGGATCAAGTTACAGATTGGAGAGTGCTTGACAAATTTGTTGCTTCTCAACTAAGCCATGAGGATGCATCCAAGCAAAATAGCTACTCAACTGGTACCAACAACATCTATCACACATCAAACAGCACCAATGTATTTGTCAGACGTATGGATAAGCAAGAAATGGTGCCAGAAAGTGTGTCTATGTCAAGCTCTAGTGGCCAAACTGAGTTGTGGAAGTGA
- the LOC115959355 gene encoding NAC domain-containing protein 7-like isoform X1, which translates to MNTFSHVPPGFRFHPTDEELVDYYLRKKISSRRIDLDVIKDVDLYKIEPWDLQELCRIGTEEQNEWYFFSHKDKKYPTGTRTNRATTAGFWKATGRDKAIYSKHDLIGMRKTLVFYKGRAPNGQKSDWIMHEYRLETEENGTPQQEEGWVVCRVFKKRIATVRKVNEQGSPCWYDDQVSFMPDLDSPKHNSQSNLVYQLPYCKKELDLVPYHAPHDHFLQLPLLESPKLLQSAPTISSNSLAPYVIDINHATTLQSSSISQEEQIQHQPHEQNFYVAYANNNCNGQAVDQVTDWRVLDKFVASQLSHEDASKQNSYSTGTNNIYHTSNSTNVFVRRMDKQEMVPESVSMSSSSGQTELWK; encoded by the exons ATGAATACTTTTTCTCATGTTCCACCCGGTTTTCGGTTTCATCCAACAGATGAAGAACTAGTTGATTATTaccttaggaaaaaaatttcttcacgAAGGATTGACCTAGATGTCATTAAAGATGTTGACCTCTACAAAATTGAGCCTTGGGATCTTCAAG AGCTATGCAGGATAGGAACAGAAGAGCAAAATGAGTGGTACTTTTTTAGCCATAAAGATAAGAAGTATCCAACAGGAACTCGCACAAATAGAGCCACAACAGCGGGGTTTTGGAAAGCAACAGGAAGAGACAAAGCTATATACTCTAAGCATGACTTAATTGGAATGAGGAAGACCTTAGTCTTTTACAAAGGTCGAGCTCCAAATGGACAAAAATCAGACTGGATTATGCATGAATACCGGCTTGAAACTGAAGAAAATGGGACTCCACAG CAGGAGGAAGGTTGGGTGGTCTGCAGGGTATTCAAGAAAAGGATAGCAACAGTGCGTAAAGTAAACGAGCAGGGATCACCCTGTTGGTACGATGATCAAGTCTCATTCATGCCTGATTTAGACTCACCTAAGCATAATTCCCAGTCTAATTTGGTGTACCAGCTCCCTTATTGCAAGAAAGAGCTAGATTTGGTACCATACCATGCTCCACATGACCACTTCCTTCAGCTCCCACTCTTAGAGAGCCCAAAGTTGCTCCAATCAGCTCCCACTATAAGCTCCAATTCCTTAGCCCCATATGTTATAGACATCAACCATGCCACCACTTTGCAATCCTCATCAATCTCACAAGAGGAACAAATTCAACATCAACCCCATGAACAAAACTTTTATGTGGCTTATGCTAACAATAATTGCAATGGGCAAGCAGTGGATCAAGTTACAGATTGGAGAGTGCTTGACAAATTTGTTGCTTCTCAACTAAGCCATGAGGATGCATCCAAGCAAAATAGCTACTCAACTGGTACCAACAACATCTATCACACATCAAACAGCACCAATGTATTTGTCAGACGTATGGATAAGCAAGAAATGGTGCCAGAAAGTGTGTCTATGTCAAGCTCTAGTGGCCAAACTGAGTTGTGGAAGTGA